A region of the Sminthopsis crassicaudata isolate SCR6 chromosome 6, ASM4859323v1, whole genome shotgun sequence genome:
ccctgggcaagtcatttaaccctatttgtcttagttcctcatctgtaaaataagctgaagaatgaaatggcaacCTGTtgcagtttctttgccaagaaaagcccaaattgggtcatagaatgtcagaactgaaagATGATTTAACAGCAACAGAGTAATCCTTGTTAATGTTTTCATagctctttgtatttatttttataagaatgaaACTACTTTTATAGAGAGAATAATTGGTTTCATATTCTGGCTTTGCTATTAATGGTTTTTGTTACTATGTACGAAACGTTGAATCATTTTGAGCTTTTGtgaaaaaatattatcaataaaatCAGCTTAATTTTAGTAAGGTTTTAATACTTTCAAACCACTTTTCTGGACACAAACCtatgaaatatgtattaaaagtgttaaattttccctcatttcatctttatctcaCTATCTATCCTGATCTATAAATAGATGTATGGATAGacatataattatgtatgtatatagctacatagatgtgtgtatataaatacatgtatttatatgtgtaaatatgcatGTTCTCACATATCTGTATTTATGTTTGCATGTACATGCTCGAAAGCCATTTCTGACCTTAGTGGtgatagttttctttattatctttgtaATTCACTTTCCGAATTGTTCATCATATATAACTTCCTCTGATCATTTTGCAAGGCTAAGCTTTTAAAACTTGGTTCCAGAACTATTGGAATTAGCCTCATCATTTCTACACAAGCTTTGCTTTCAGCTGATTTTGACCTTAAAATACAGTGTAATTTTGCTTTTGCTCAAGTTTAATGGGACAAATTAGTTTCCAACTTCTAACTgaatacagtttttttttcctgaggctggggttaagtgacttgcccagggtcacacagctaggaagtgttaagtgtctgagacagatttgaactccggtcctcctgaattcaggactggtgctttatccactgcaccaactagctgcccctaactgaatacaattttatttctttctttcttttcaacagTTTGGGCCTCCCTGATACTtaaacttttatttgttttcagttAAATTACAGCACTGCAGTAGGATGAGCAACTTGTCAATCATCACAGAATTCCTCCTCATGGAGTTTTCCAGCACACGTGAGCTGCAGGTCTTACATGCTGTGCTGTTCCTGCTGATTTACCTGGCAGCCCTTCTGGGGAACCTTCTCACCTGTGCTGCAATTATCACTGACCCACACCTTCACTGTCCTATGTATTTTTTCCTGAGTAACTTATCCCTTGTGGATATCGGCAACATCTCTGTCACACTTCCTAAGTTCATTGTGAATTCCTTATGTGGCGTTCAGTCCCTGTCCCTCCTGGGATGTGCTGCCCAgatgttcttctttcttttctttgtagtcACTGAGTTTGCTTTGCTTGTGGCCATGTCCTATGACCGCTTCATAGCCATCTGCCAGCCCCTCCACTATGGTATCATCATGACCCCAGCACGTTGTCTCTGGGCAGCAGCTGGCTCATGGCTCAGTGGGCTTCTTTATTCAGCTGTACACACAGGAAACATGTTCCGGCTGCCCTTCTCAGGTTCCAATGTGATCCACCAATTTTTCTGTGACATCCCTCATGTCTTGAAAGTTTCAACCTCTGATGTGTTTAATACTGAGTTTGTATTAATTGTAGTAAGCTTGTGCTGTTTGTTATGCTGCTTTGCCTTTTTAATCACAACCTATGCTCGCATTTTCTCCAGTGTGCTCAAGATTCCTTCTGTGGAAGGACGCTACAAGGCTATTTCCACATGCTCCCCTCAGTTGATAATCCTCATGTTATTTCTTGTGTCTGGAATGATTGCAGTCCTCAGGGAGGCATCAGACACATCACCTATCCAAAACCTTTTAATTGCAATGGCTTATACAACATTACCTCCCCTGCTGAACCCTCTCATCTATAGCCTGAGGAACCAGAAGGTCACAGCTGCCATGGGCAAGATGATCAagagaatgtttttttaaagaaagaaatgttgaTCCATGAAAACACAAAGATGCTGAAGAATATGTTTGTTAAATATGTAAGGTGACACGAGGTAGCCTAAAACAGGGAGAAATGAACCAAGAATAATAGCCCACAGAAAATAGCCCTTTAGATGAAATGTTTCATGGGATGGAGTGAATCTATAATGTATTTTCATATAACCCAGACACATCCTACAAGGGGTTATTGTCTTTAGTGGAATTATCATGACATTAGCCCATCATCTTTGGGCAGTTGTGCCATCAAAAGAATGGAGGGAGCACTCATTGATTTCCCTCCCAGCCAATGGTAGATAAGCTTAACAAAAAGTATCCATAAAGATGGTTGTATTGTTCCCCTCTCCAACTCCTTTTCACCTTAGcatatttcttgtcttttcaGTGTCATACTTTTGCTTCCACCCATCTTTATAATTGTCCTCCTTTTTTGCATGTTGgatcttcaaatatatatatttatatatatataatatatatacatatacatacaaacatttctatacatgtatgtatatatgcatacataagtatatacatacacattaattctcttacacatatacactcatatattTATGTAGAAGTTCCCTGGGAAGTTAAACTCTGTTTTGTAAATTGGCTtagttgtaaaatgagaagttgggcTTATTGACTACTATAGTACTTCTACCTCTATTTTGAAGTTATGATTTTTATCAAATCTTTGCTCCTTTGTAAATTGTAAGTCATCTTTCATTACACCTgcttttatgatttatttatcttttttctcctctgtgtttgctgcattttattttctattacatttaGAAGTATAAATGCCTTATCTCTCCCGGTGGATCCTCTGTTCACTTTCCAATAGCATAAAATTAAGTCAATTGTTAAAAATAATGGCTTGCTTGAAGGGATAATGCATATTTAAGCTGTAATAATCtgaaattacaattataaaaatgtagTAATTGGTAATTGTAGTAAATTGTAGTTCAAGGGAAATATCTGATGTGAACTTAAAAAATGCAGCCACCTTAGAGGATTCATTAATTGTCCTCATTAGGACATTGTAAGCTCTTGATGGCAAAGACaatttaatttttgcctttatatccctAGCCCCTAACACAGTTTTTTTAAAGCACACAGaagttgcttaataaattattatatatcaaCTATAAGGATCTTGAGTACAGaagccttcttttctttttctttatatttgcctATCATCTAGCATAGCATCTCTTCCTTAGGAGTCAATTAATGAAAATGTTTCTAATTGAATAGCTGGAGGGAACAAGAGACaacagaaggagagaaggggatagatacagagatatagagagaaatagatccagagagagataaagagacaaagaggcagagagacagagaaagacagatacaaagaaaaacagagacagaggcagagacagaagcagagactaGAGACAGACtgacaaagaaatatatacagacacagagaaagagatagaaagactgacagatacagatatagactgagacagagactgatagagattgagacagagagataaaaagagagattgtAGTATGAATGAATAGTTAAATAGATGGTTGAACagtataaaaatgtatttcctttttgcCTTCTAAAAAGTTGggatggcagaataaaggcaaGAATTTAACTGAGATCTCCCAAAGTACCCTCCAAATGACTTTAAAATTATGCATAAAATTGAATTCTTTAGtagtataaccagaaaaaagtataaaagtatttttcaacCGCAGACTTGAGATTAGGTTGGCAAGAAAGACCTGCCTCACCAGTATGTTGGTGACTCCTGAAGTATAATGAAGTATAGATTGCACCTGGAACATCAAGAGTGAACCATGGGATTGGTTGCTTTATTCCTAGGTTTTGGGACAAGAACACCATATTTtacaaaatttctgggaaaatggcaaagcattttGTCTGAAACTAGATATAGAGAAATGTCTCTCTTCATATACCAagttaaagtgaaaatagtacctgattgaaacataattttataaagtATAGGTGAATAGAATATTTTACCTTTCAGATttatggaggaaggaagaatttatgatctaaCAAGAGATAGATAACATTATGAATGACAAAACAGATGAtttagattacattaaattaaaatatttttgcacaaacaaaaccaatgcaacccaagattaggaggaaagaagagaaatgggaaacaatttttacagtctttgtttttgaaaaaggcctcatttctaaaatatattgagaactgaatcaaattcataagaaaacaaatcttttcccCATTGACAAAGGATCAAAGGTTTGtatgtgaagaaattaaagttatgtatatttgtatgaaaaaatattctaattcactattgattagaaaaatgcaaataaaaataattttgaaataccaCTTCATACCTAATAGGAAtttgccattttaaaattttttattattttaatttaaatttattattattattgcatgaATCTAATAGGTTGACTCAtatgatggaaaaggaaaatgataatagGTTGGATGGGATGAGAAAAAATTGGGATATCAATGTAGTTAGTTGAGTTGTGAACTCAATGTGACAGTTTTGGAAAGCAACTTGGAAGTATGCCTAAAGTattataaaactctgcataccctttgatctggcaACACCACTATAAGGTCTATATCATAAGGAGATGACAATATAAGGGAGAATGGGAAGGACTAATTTGTATAAGATATTcatggcaactctttttgtagtggcagagaATTGAAAATTTTCAGCAAtaggggaatagttgaacaagttgtggtttataattggaaaaaaaagcaatgaat
Encoded here:
- the LOC141547571 gene encoding olfactory receptor 14I1-like: MSNLSIITEFLLMEFSSTRELQVLHAVLFLLIYLAALLGNLLTCAAIITDPHLHCPMYFFLSNLSLVDIGNISVTLPKFIVNSLCGVQSLSLLGCAAQMFFFLFFVVTEFALLVAMSYDRFIAICQPLHYGIIMTPARCLWAAAGSWLSGLLYSAVHTGNMFRLPFSGSNVIHQFFCDIPHVLKVSTSDVFNTEFVLIVVSLCCLLCCFAFLITTYARIFSSVLKIPSVEGRYKAISTCSPQLIILMLFLVSGMIAVLREASDTSPIQNLLIAMAYTTLPPLLNPLIYSLRNQKVTAAMGKMIKRMFF